In Streptomyces sp. NBC_01717, one DNA window encodes the following:
- a CDS encoding GNAT family N-acetyltransferase, with the protein MTNHGPEAFSTERLDATPLRAAHAEEMATVLADPALHAYTGGAPEDLDALRARYTRWESGSPDPAEHWWNWVLRVRADSRLAGWVQATVAGPRAEIAWVIGTRWQGLGYAKEAAAGLVAHLLAGGTVHTVVAHIHPDHTASEAVAAAAGLVPTDEWEDGERRWRRTDVTSGAARP; encoded by the coding sequence ATGACGAACCACGGACCCGAGGCCTTCTCCACCGAGCGGCTCGACGCAACTCCGCTGCGAGCCGCGCACGCCGAGGAGATGGCGACGGTCCTCGCCGACCCGGCCCTGCACGCGTACACGGGCGGCGCCCCGGAGGACCTCGACGCCCTCCGGGCCCGGTACACCCGCTGGGAATCCGGCTCCCCCGACCCTGCCGAACACTGGTGGAACTGGGTACTCCGGGTCCGCGCCGACAGCCGCCTGGCGGGCTGGGTCCAGGCCACGGTGGCGGGCCCGCGAGCCGAGATCGCCTGGGTGATCGGCACCCGGTGGCAGGGCCTGGGCTACGCGAAGGAGGCGGCGGCGGGGCTGGTGGCGCACCTGCTGGCCGGGGGCACGGTGCATACGGTCGTCGCGCACATCCACCCCGACCACACCGCGTCCGAGGCGGTGGCCGCGGCGGCAGGCCTCGTCCCCACCGACGAGTGGGAGGACGGGGAGCGGCGGTGGCGCCGCACGGATGTCACTTCCGGTGCTGCCCGGCCTTGA